GCGACCGGCTTCCCGCTGTTCCTGTGCGGCGCCTTCTTCGCGTACAAGACCCTCCCCACGATGGCGAGGGTGTTGCTCGACTTCTCGCCCGGCGGTGTCGACAACCAGCTGCCGCTGGACGATCTGCTCGACCTGATCACACGCATGGTGGTCGTCTTCGGGCTCTCATTCGAGCTGCCGCTGCTCCTCGTGATGCTCAACCTCACCGGGGTGATCACGGGCAAGCGGATGATCGGCTGGTGGCGCGGCATGATCATGGGCATCACGGTCTTCGCGGCCGTGGCCACGCCCAGCACCGACCCGCTGAGCATGTTGGCGCTCGCCGGACCCATCTGGGTCCTGTACTTCGCGGCCGCCGGTTTCTCCCTGCTCAACGACCGCCGCAAGGCCAGGGACCGCGAAGACCTCGACGACGACGAGGCCTCGAACGTGGACCTCACGCCCGAGCCCGTCTCGGCCAGCCGCGCGCTGCCCGAGCAGGCGAGCTCGGACCATGACCGGGTCAACGGTTATGACGACGTGACCTGACAGGGCGGCACGATCTTGTAAGGTCCGCCCGTGACCAGCGAGATCACCCTCTTCGTCAATCCCACCGCCGGACGCGGCCGGGGCGCCCAGGCGGCGCAGCCGGCCGCTTCCGCGTTGCGGGCGGCCGGCTTCTCCGTGCGTACGGTCGTGGGGGAGGACGCCGATGATGCCCTCACACGCGCCCGTGCCGCGGTCCGCGACGGCACCGGAGCGCTCATTGCCGTCGGCGGTGACGGCATGGCCAACCTCGCGCTTCAGGCCGTCGCGGGCACCCGCACCCCGCTCGGCGTGATCGCCGTCGGCACCGGCAACGACTTCGCCCGCTCCCTCGGACTGCCCGTACGGGACCCGGCTGCCGCAGGCGCCCTCATGGCCGACGCCCTCAAGGGCGCGCGGATCCGCGAACTCGACCTGGGGCGGGCCGGCGGCCACTGGTTCGGCACCGTCCTGGCCTCGGGTTTCGACTCCCGGGTCAACGACCGGGGCAACCGGATGCGCTGGCCCGGCGGCCGCTTCAAGTACGACCTCGCGATCCTCGCCGAGCTCGCCGCGTTCAAGCCCATCCCGTATCGGATCACCCTGGACGACGGCCCCGCGCTGGAGGTCGAGGCCACGCTCGTCGCCGTGGGCAACGGGACGTCGTACGGGGGTGGCATGAAGATCTGTGCCGGCGCCGACATGACCGACGGGCTCTTCGACATCACGGTCGTCGGGGACTGCTCGCGGACGACGCTGCTCAAGGTCTTCCCGCGCGTCTACAAGGGGACTCACCTCGACCACCCCGTGGTCACCGTCCACCGCGCGAAGAAGGTCGAGCTGGCTGCCGAGGGGATCACCGGCTACGCCGACGGGGAGCCGCTCGGAAGCCTGCCCCTGACCGCCGAGTGCGTGCCGCAGGCCGTCCGGGTCATAGGGCCCTGACCCCCTGAGATCTTGGGGCCCGGACCCCTGAGATCATGGCGCCCCGACCCCGCAAATCATGGGCCCCCTGCCCTGGAAGGGGCCGATCACAATAAAGATCGTCCGTTGTCAGTGGTGGCCGGTAGTCTCGAAAGCACGATGACAGAGGACCTCTCACCGGCCGAGCGGTACGCGGCAGCACGTAAGCGCGCTGCCGAGCAGGCCACCGCGCTCGCCGACTTCCGCGAGATGTACGACTTCGGCCTCGACCCCTTCCAGATCGAGGCGTGTCAGGCTCTCGAGACGGGCAAGGGCGTCCTGGTGGCCGCGCCCACCGGCTCCGGCAAGACGATCGTCGGCGAATTCGCCGTCCACCTGGCCCTCCAGCAGGGCAAGAAGTGCTTCTACACGACACCCATCAAGGCGCTGTCGAACCAGAAGTACGCCGACCTCGCCAAGCGGTACGGCGCCGACAAGGTCGGCCTGCTGACCGGCGACAACAGCGTGAACGCGGACGCTCCGGTGGTCGTCATGACCACCGAGGTCCTGAGGAACATGCTGTACGCGGGCTCGCAGACCCTCCTCGGCCTCGGCTACGTGGTCATGGACGAGGTGCACTACCTCTCCGACCGCTTCCGCGGCGCCGTCTGGGAAGAGGTGATCATCCACCTCCCGGAGTCCGTCACCCTGGTCTCCCTCTCGGCGACGGTGTCGAACGCGGAGGAGTTCGGCGACTGGCTCGACACCGTGCGCGGCGACACCGAAGTGATCGTCTCCGAGCACCGGCCCGTGCCCCTGTTCCAGCACGTGCTCGCCGGGCGCCGGATGTACGACCTCTTCGAGGAGGGCGAGGGCCGCAAGAAGGCCGTCA
The DNA window shown above is from Streptomyces sp. NBC_01445 and carries:
- the tatC gene encoding twin-arginine translocase subunit TatC, translated to MLKSARKTEKDPEGRMPLAEHLRELRNRLTKALLAIVVVTIVAAFFYKDIIEFFTNPVLDSVGCKSSFAELAEQANKGQHDETCARIVLNGLLTPFTLALKISLMAGVVLASPVWLYQLWGFVAPGLHRHEKKYATAFVATGFPLFLCGAFFAYKTLPTMARVLLDFSPGGVDNQLPLDDLLDLITRMVVVFGLSFELPLLLVMLNLTGVITGKRMIGWWRGMIMGITVFAAVATPSTDPLSMLALAGPIWVLYFAAAGFSLLNDRRKARDREDLDDDEASNVDLTPEPVSASRALPEQASSDHDRVNGYDDVT
- a CDS encoding diacylglycerol kinase, with the translated sequence MTSEITLFVNPTAGRGRGAQAAQPAASALRAAGFSVRTVVGEDADDALTRARAAVRDGTGALIAVGGDGMANLALQAVAGTRTPLGVIAVGTGNDFARSLGLPVRDPAAAGALMADALKGARIRELDLGRAGGHWFGTVLASGFDSRVNDRGNRMRWPGGRFKYDLAILAELAAFKPIPYRITLDDGPALEVEATLVAVGNGTSYGGGMKICAGADMTDGLFDITVVGDCSRTTLLKVFPRVYKGTHLDHPVVTVHRAKKVELAAEGITGYADGEPLGSLPLTAECVPQAVRVIGP